One window of Chlamydia sp. 04-14 genomic DNA carries:
- a CDS encoding YggT family protein: MVSYFLKAAINVYSFLILVYILASWVPECHNTKWYQYVYRFVDPYLALFRKFIPRIGFIDISPLIALLCLEAVPFIVIRTLRFVILNIFQSPWLLQYI, encoded by the coding sequence ATGGTATCTTATTTTTTGAAAGCCGCTATTAATGTTTATAGTTTTTTAATTTTGGTGTATATTCTTGCCTCTTGGGTTCCTGAATGTCACAATACAAAATGGTACCAATACGTATACAGGTTCGTAGACCCCTACTTAGCTCTATTTAGAAAATTTATTCCTCGTATTGGCTTCATTGATATTAGTCCGTTGATCGCTCTACTTTGCTTAGAGGCTGTTCCTTTTATTGTGATACGAACCCTGAGGTTTGTTATTCTTAATATTTTCCAGTCTCCATGGCTTCTTCAATATATATAA
- the dusB gene encoding tRNA dihydrouridine synthase DusB has translation MASSIYIRNILLRSPIVYAPLAGFSDYPYRRMSALYGPPALMFCEMVKIEGLHYSPSRTLKLLEYSESMRPIGGQLCGSKPEMAGEAAKVLEGLGFDLIDLNCGCPTDRITKDGSGSGMLKSPELIGKVLEKIIEAVSIPVTVKIRSGWDGNNINIEETVRVIKDAGASAVFVHGRTRAQGYVGPSNLEYISRAKAAAGKDFPVFGNGDVFSPEAAKVMLDTTGCDGVLVARGTMGAPWIVRQIQDYLTTGTYEKIPFSVRKQAFIQHLQWADEYYQSEAKFLCETRKLCGHYLISASKVRFLRSALSKATSVQEVYQLIDSYEEADDEHRDQPALNKC, from the coding sequence ATGGCTTCTTCAATATATATAAGAAATATTTTACTAAGATCCCCCATTGTTTACGCACCTTTAGCGGGTTTTTCAGATTATCCTTATCGGAGAATGTCGGCGCTTTATGGCCCGCCCGCTCTGATGTTTTGTGAGATGGTTAAGATAGAAGGGTTACATTACTCTCCTTCGCGCACATTGAAACTTTTAGAATATTCTGAATCGATGCGCCCTATAGGTGGGCAGCTTTGTGGTAGTAAACCCGAAATGGCGGGGGAAGCTGCTAAGGTATTAGAGGGTTTAGGTTTCGATTTAATAGATTTAAACTGCGGTTGTCCTACGGATAGGATTACAAAAGATGGTAGCGGATCGGGGATGTTGAAATCTCCTGAGCTTATTGGGAAAGTTTTAGAAAAGATTATAGAGGCTGTATCCATTCCTGTTACTGTAAAGATACGTTCTGGATGGGATGGAAATAACATTAATATCGAAGAGACGGTGAGAGTGATCAAAGATGCTGGAGCTAGCGCTGTTTTCGTACACGGAAGAACGCGCGCCCAAGGCTACGTTGGCCCTAGTAATCTTGAATATATATCACGAGCGAAGGCCGCTGCGGGTAAAGATTTCCCCGTATTTGGAAACGGTGATGTATTTTCTCCAGAAGCTGCTAAAGTAATGCTAGACACTACGGGCTGTGATGGCGTTCTTGTTGCACGTGGTACGATGGGAGCTCCTTGGATAGTAAGACAGATACAAGATTATCTCACGACAGGAACATATGAAAAAATACCTTTTTCGGTGAGGAAACAGGCATTTATTCAACATTTGCAGTGGGCAGATGAATATTATCAAAGTGAAGCGAAGTTTCTCTGTGAAACACGAAAGCTTTGCGGACATTATCTAATATCAGCTTCCAAAGTGCGATTTCTACGCTCAGCCTTGTCTAAAGCTACATCTGTGCAAGAAGTGTATCAGCTTATCGATAGTTATGAAGAAGCTGATGATGAGCATCGGGATCAACCAGCTTTAAATAAATGCTGA
- the topA gene encoding type I DNA topoisomerase, with protein sequence MKKSLIVVESPAKIKTLQKLLGKGFIFASSLGHVVDLPAKEFGIDIEHDFEPDYQVLPDKQEVISQIRKLASSCEVVYLSPDPDREGEAIAWHIANQLPKNTHMQRISFNAITKGAVNEALKHPREIDMALVNAQQARRLLDRIVGYKISPILSRKLQQRSGISAGRVQSVALKLVVDREKAIEAFVPTEYWNIRVFLQDPKTSKTFWAHLYSADGKKWEKELPKGKTEDEILLINSEAKAQHYVELLEDASYRVTRVEAKEKRRNAAPPFITSTLQQEASRHFRFSSSKTMSVAQTLYEGVELDNEDATGLITYMRTDSVRIDPEALSNARDYIQDTFGQEYLPKSPNLYATKKMTQDAHEAIRPTDIQLSPDKLQGRLTDDQHKLYSLIWKRFVASQMNPAIYDTLAMTISTNVKIDLRASGSLLKFKGFLAVYEEKIDDDIAEEENLSLPQLHAQDVLDKEKVSAEQAFTKPLPRFTEASLVKELEKSGIGRPSTYATIMNKIQSREYTIKENQRLRPTELGKIISQFLETNFPRIMDIGFTALMEDELELIADNKKSWKLLLREFWDQFLPVVTTAEKEAVIPRVVTDIECSACHKGKLVKIWAKNRYFYGCSEYPECDFKTSEEELAFNKDDYAVDTPWDSPCPVCEGKMKVRHGRFGTFLGCLNYPKCRGTISIHKKGEEVEKEESIPCPAIGCSGKILKKRSRYNKTFYSCSEYPDCSVIGNTIDAVVTKYTGTPKTPYEKKTTGKKKAASKTSSKTTKTKAKKKSEGKTTRVGSLLTPSPELALMIGNEPVARGEATKKIWKYIKDQNLQSPENKKMLIPDEKFQAIIGPEPVDMFQLPKLLNQHLFKAG encoded by the coding sequence CATCACTAGGACATGTTGTTGATCTTCCCGCCAAGGAATTCGGTATCGATATCGAACATGATTTCGAACCTGATTATCAAGTTCTTCCTGATAAACAAGAAGTTATCAGCCAAATTCGCAAATTAGCCTCTAGCTGTGAAGTTGTTTATCTATCTCCCGACCCTGATAGAGAAGGAGAAGCCATAGCCTGGCATATCGCCAACCAGCTTCCAAAAAATACGCACATGCAACGAATTTCATTCAATGCAATTACCAAAGGTGCTGTTAACGAAGCTTTAAAGCATCCTCGAGAAATCGATATGGCTTTAGTAAATGCGCAACAAGCCCGTCGCCTCTTGGATCGTATTGTAGGTTATAAGATCTCTCCTATTTTAAGTCGCAAGCTCCAGCAACGATCAGGCATATCGGCAGGACGTGTGCAATCTGTTGCGTTAAAGCTTGTTGTAGATCGTGAAAAAGCTATAGAAGCTTTTGTTCCTACAGAATATTGGAATATCCGTGTTTTCCTTCAAGACCCTAAGACCTCAAAAACTTTTTGGGCGCATCTCTATTCTGCAGATGGAAAAAAATGGGAAAAGGAACTTCCTAAAGGAAAAACCGAAGATGAAATTTTATTAATCAATTCCGAGGCTAAAGCTCAACATTATGTAGAGCTTTTAGAAGATGCTTCCTATAGAGTTACTCGCGTAGAAGCTAAAGAGAAACGTCGCAACGCAGCGCCACCGTTTATTACATCAACTTTACAGCAAGAAGCCAGTCGTCACTTTAGATTTTCTTCTTCGAAAACAATGTCTGTGGCTCAGACACTATATGAAGGCGTTGAATTAGATAATGAAGATGCAACAGGATTGATTACATACATGCGTACAGATTCCGTACGTATAGATCCTGAAGCATTAAGCAATGCTAGAGACTACATACAGGATACATTTGGTCAAGAGTACCTTCCTAAATCCCCTAATCTCTATGCCACAAAGAAAATGACTCAAGATGCCCACGAAGCTATTCGTCCTACGGATATTCAGTTATCTCCAGATAAGCTTCAGGGAAGATTAACTGACGATCAACACAAACTCTATTCTCTCATTTGGAAACGTTTCGTTGCTTCCCAGATGAATCCTGCAATTTATGATACGTTAGCGATGACCATCTCTACGAACGTAAAAATAGATTTACGCGCTTCAGGATCGTTATTGAAGTTCAAAGGTTTTCTAGCTGTATATGAAGAGAAAATTGATGATGATATAGCTGAAGAAGAAAACCTCTCTCTTCCTCAACTGCATGCTCAAGATGTTTTGGATAAAGAAAAGGTTTCTGCAGAACAGGCATTTACAAAACCTCTTCCGAGATTCACAGAAGCTTCTTTAGTAAAAGAGTTAGAAAAGTCTGGGATAGGCCGTCCATCCACATATGCAACGATTATGAATAAAATTCAAAGTCGTGAGTATACAATTAAAGAAAACCAACGTCTGCGTCCTACAGAATTAGGGAAAATCATTTCACAATTCCTAGAGACGAATTTTCCTAGAATTATGGACATAGGTTTTACAGCTCTTATGGAAGATGAGCTAGAACTTATCGCTGATAATAAAAAGTCCTGGAAACTACTTCTTAGAGAGTTTTGGGACCAATTTCTTCCTGTAGTCACCACAGCAGAAAAAGAAGCCGTTATCCCACGTGTTGTAACCGATATAGAATGCTCGGCATGTCATAAAGGGAAACTCGTTAAAATCTGGGCAAAAAATCGTTATTTCTATGGCTGCTCAGAATACCCTGAGTGTGACTTCAAAACTTCTGAAGAAGAACTTGCCTTTAATAAAGATGACTATGCTGTTGATACACCTTGGGATAGTCCCTGTCCTGTTTGTGAAGGTAAAATGAAAGTCCGTCATGGGCGTTTCGGCACGTTTTTAGGATGTTTAAACTATCCTAAGTGCCGTGGAACGATTTCTATTCATAAAAAGGGAGAAGAAGTAGAAAAAGAAGAATCCATTCCTTGCCCCGCTATAGGATGCTCTGGAAAAATTCTCAAAAAGCGTTCACGTTATAATAAAACATTCTATTCTTGTTCAGAATATCCCGACTGTAGTGTGATTGGCAACACTATAGATGCTGTTGTTACAAAGTATACAGGAACACCAAAAACTCCTTACGAAAAGAAAACAACAGGCAAGAAAAAAGCTGCATCAAAAACAAGTAGTAAAACTACAAAAACAAAAGCAAAGAAAAAGAGTGAAGGAAAAACTACTAGGGTAGGCTCTTTACTTACACCTTCTCCTGAGCTTGCCTTAATGATAGGCAATGAGCCTGTAGCGCGTGGAGAAGCCACAAAGAAAATCTGGAAATACATCAAGGATCAGAATCTACAATCGCCTGAAAATAAAAAGATGTTAATTCCCGATGAGAAATTTCAAGCAATTATTGGCCCCGAACCTGTGGATATGTTCCAACTGCCAAAATTGCTAAATCAGCATTTATTTAAAGCTGGTTGA